In the Candidatus Methylomirabilota bacterium genome, one interval contains:
- a CDS encoding heme-binding protein, producing the protein MKWLTSVAAAAMAMAVVATAEAQVVDKKGLTLEGARQIIATAIGEARRLNAPGGVIAVVDDGGNLMALERLDGTFAAGANISIGKARTAAIFKRPTRAFEDIIKNGRTAMVALADFTPLQGGLPLVVGEQVVGGIGVSGAASAQQDEEIALAGAAAARTLKTAMADAAAPPKATFIDARTVAAGFEKGAVLVNTGSYMVHASHREMDGVAEIHRLDTDLIYVLEGAATFVTGGSVPDAKVTEPSELRGSAIVGGESRRVVKGDVIVVPAGVPHMFTEVQGPLNYYVVKVR; encoded by the coding sequence ATGAAGTGGCTCACGAGCGTGGCGGCAGCAGCGATGGCGATGGCGGTGGTGGCGACGGCAGAGGCCCAGGTCGTCGACAAGAAGGGCCTGACGCTGGAGGGCGCGCGGCAGATCATCGCCACGGCAATCGGCGAGGCCCGGCGTCTCAACGCGCCCGGCGGGGTCATCGCCGTCGTCGACGACGGTGGCAACCTTATGGCGCTGGAACGGCTGGACGGGACGTTCGCCGCCGGGGCGAACATCTCGATCGGCAAGGCCCGCACGGCGGCGATCTTCAAGCGTCCGACCCGGGCCTTCGAGGACATCATCAAGAACGGCCGGACGGCCATGGTGGCCCTGGCCGACTTCACCCCGCTGCAGGGCGGCCTGCCCCTCGTGGTGGGGGAGCAGGTCGTCGGGGGGATCGGGGTGAGCGGAGCGGCCAGCGCCCAGCAGGACGAGGAGATCGCGCTGGCCGGGGCCGCCGCCGCCAGGACGCTGAAGACGGCGATGGCGGATGCGGCGGCGCCGCCGAAGGCTACCTTCATCGATGCCCGGACCGTAGCAGCCGGCTTCGAGAAGGGCGCGGTGCTGGTGAACACGGGCAGCTACATGGTCCACGCCAGCCACCGCGAGATGGATGGCGTCGCCGAGATCCACAGGCTGGACACCGACCTCATCTACGTCCTGGAAGGCGCCGCCACCTTCGTGACCGGCGGCAGCGTCCCCGACGCGAAGGTGACCGAGCCCAGCGAGCTGCGCGGGTCCGCCATCGTCGGCGGGGAGAGCCGTCGGGTGGTGAAGGGCGACGTCATCGTGGTGCCGGCCGGCGTCCCCCACATGTTCACCGAGGTGCAGGGGCCACTGAACTATTACGTGGTGAAGGTCCGATGA
- a CDS encoding SMP-30/gluconolactonase/LRE family protein has translation MRALCGAIAVLVLVGGPSGAAGQITADAPGGRPTAIIDLATDAGLSLVKGQWRYSDVRIVDVEHRAPGPDLRPSGPPNRTRDITPHAGAADFDDSAWVVLPASELQARKGNGRLSFAWYRINVSIPDRIGSFDPTGATAVFEIVVDDYAEVWVNGRLPIVLGQTGGSLVKGFNAPNRVVLGRDVRPGQQFQLAVFGMNGPVSSPPGNFIWVRSATLDFYTPGDASRVLAVPTEIVRGDPGLDDIIPAGARIEKLADGFLFTEGPVWVPRTASTEGYLLFSDPNANTIYRWSPDGQVSVFRTKSGYAGIDVGRYGQPGSNGLALDREGRLTINEHGNRRVVRLERTGALTVLADRYQGKRLNSPNDLVYRSDGALFFTDPPFGLPKFFDDPARELPFSGVFCLIDGELKLIASELAGPNGLALSPDERYLYVGNWDPRRKVVMRYEVRPDGSLAGGRVFFDMTGAPGDDALDGVKVDQRGNVYVSGPGGLWILSPDGTHLGTLKGPEHPHNMAWGDDDARTLYLTAQTGLYRVRLGVSGARR, from the coding sequence ATGAGGGCCCTGTGCGGAGCCATCGCGGTCCTCGTCCTGGTGGGAGGCCCGTCGGGGGCGGCGGGCCAGATCACCGCGGATGCGCCCGGGGGCCGGCCCACCGCGATCATCGACCTGGCGACGGACGCGGGCCTGAGCCTGGTCAAGGGGCAGTGGCGGTACAGCGACGTCAGGATCGTGGACGTTGAGCACCGGGCCCCCGGTCCCGACCTGCGGCCGTCCGGCCCGCCCAACCGGACCCGGGACATCACCCCCCACGCCGGCGCCGCCGACTTCGACGACTCGGCGTGGGTGGTGCTGCCCGCCTCCGAGCTCCAGGCCCGCAAGGGGAACGGCCGCCTGAGCTTCGCCTGGTATCGCATCAACGTCAGCATCCCCGACCGGATCGGATCGTTCGATCCCACCGGCGCGACGGCCGTCTTCGAGATCGTCGTCGACGACTACGCGGAAGTGTGGGTCAACGGCCGGCTGCCGATCGTCCTGGGCCAGACAGGAGGTTCCCTGGTCAAGGGCTTCAACGCTCCCAACCGGGTGGTGCTCGGTCGTGACGTCCGCCCGGGCCAGCAGTTCCAGCTCGCGGTGTTCGGCATGAACGGCCCCGTGTCCAGCCCGCCGGGAAACTTCATCTGGGTGCGCTCGGCCACGCTCGACTTCTACACGCCCGGGGACGCGAGTCGAGTGCTCGCGGTCCCCACGGAGATCGTCCGCGGGGATCCCGGACTGGACGACATCATTCCCGCCGGGGCCCGCATCGAGAAGCTGGCCGACGGGTTCCTCTTCACCGAGGGGCCGGTCTGGGTGCCGCGAACGGCCAGCACCGAGGGCTATCTTCTCTTCAGCGATCCCAACGCCAACACGATCTACCGGTGGTCGCCCGACGGGCAGGTGTCGGTGTTCCGGACCAAGAGCGGCTACGCCGGGATCGACGTGGGCCGGTACGGGCAGCCCGGGTCGAACGGCCTCGCCCTCGACCGCGAGGGTCGGCTCACGATCAACGAGCACGGCAATCGCCGCGTCGTACGCCTCGAGCGAACCGGGGCGCTGACCGTCCTGGCCGACCGCTACCAGGGCAAGCGGCTCAACAGCCCGAACGACCTGGTCTACCGATCCGATGGCGCCCTGTTCTTCACCGATCCCCCGTTCGGGCTGCCGAAGTTCTTCGACGATCCGGCCAGGGAGCTGCCGTTCAGCGGAGTCTTCTGCCTGATCGACGGCGAGCTGAAGCTCATCGCCAGCGAGCTGGCCGGCCCCAACGGCCTGGCCCTCTCGCCCGACGAGCGCTACCTTTACGTCGGCAACTGGGACCCCCGGCGCAAGGTCGTGATGCGGTACGAGGTCCGGCCCGACGGGTCCCTGGCCGGCGGTCGCGTCTTCTTCGACATGACCGGCGCCCCCGGGGACGACGCCCTCGATGGGGTCAAGGTCGACCAGCGCGGCAACGTCTACGTCTCGGGGCCGGGCGGGCTCTGGATCCTCTCTCCGGACGGCACGCATCTGGGCACGCTCAAGGGTCCCGAGCATCCGCACAACATGGCGTGGGGTGACGACGACGCGCGCACGCTCTACCTGACCGCGCAGACGGGCCTCTATCGGGTCCGGCTGGGCGTGTCCGGCGCCCGGCGCTGA